The region AGGCCTCTGTTCAGAGGTGTCTTGGGGGATGTGTGTATCTGCAGGCTAAGCACCCGACAGCGTGCTGCTGTTCTCCCCCAACGACATCGAGTCCTTAGCCCTTGCTGTCCTGCGGAAGGCTGCATGGCAGGTGGAGCTGTGCACACAGAATGAAACAGAAGGTGCTTTTAATGCTTTGGCTCTGAAcactgtgttctgctgtgagcGCCAGGACTAACAGTTCTTTCTCAGCTTGGAAACCCCCACCCGTTCCCTGTTTCTTAGAGATCTGCTGCTTTCGTTGTATGATCGGGAGAACCACTCCAGCACGTGACCacgtatttttttcccctttccattCTGGGGTAGAACTTGTCACAGGAAAACTCAGGCAAACTTCTGCTGTTCATAGAACAGCTTGCTTATGAAATCAAAGCTTGAAGTCAAAGCTAGTGGCTCTGACTTGATTGGGAAAGTGGTTCTTGCTTCCTTATCTTCAATAAGGTTGCATATTTTCTTCCGGATTAACACCCCTGCTCACTTCCAGACATGGCACCAGGAGATGAGCAGTGGGGAGAAGGGTGTTCTCTTTGTGATTTTATTGTGTAACACTCACCATTCAGCTGCTTGAAAGGTGCTTTAATACTATGGGGTTTTACCCACAGGGGACGAGGGGATCACAAGCTCTCCGTGGGCATGTGGTGACGTTAAGCTGATTGATTTTTGTTCCAGGTCTCGCTCTCGAAGCAGACATTCTCATAAGAGCAGGAGCCGCAGTGCCAGTAGTAGTCGCTCCAAGAGTAGATCAAGATCCAGGTATGTCTTTGTGTTGGAAGAAATGGGGGCTACTCACTTAAATGAGAAGCATCATCCTAAATTTGCAGTAGGaacactttgttttttcttttccctgtggtATTATGTGCAGTATTTAAGTGCTAGTCAAACGCAAGTTACGCTGAAGTGGAGCTGTCTGTTGCCTTTGTGCTTTCAGGTCTGTGTCCCGTTCCAGAAGCAAGAGCCGTAGTCGAAGCAAGAGCCGTAGCAGAggccaaaaagagaaaagcaggactCCAAGTAAAGAGGATAAAAGTAGGAGCCGCAGCAGGAGTGCAGAGAAATCCCGAAACAAAAGTAAAGATAAATCTGAGGGCACTCTCCATAACAGTGAtgagaaagcaaagagcaggAGCCGCAGCAAGGAAAAGAGTAGGAGCAGGAGTGGGAGTAAGGACAGGGGAGAGACGAGGGAGAGCATGAGGAGTAGGAGCAAGGAGAAGAGTAGAAGcaaagagagggagaagagcaTTAGCAAGGCTAGAAGCAGGAGCAAGAGCAGGGATGAGAGTAGGAGCAGGAGCCACAGTAAGGATAAAAGGAAAAGTAGGAAGAGAAGCAGGGATGACAGCAGAAGTAGAAGCAGGAGCCGCAGCAAGAGTGAGAAAAGCAAGAGGCGCAGCAAGCGAGACAGCAAACCAAgtagcaagaagaaaaggaaggacagCCACGAGCGGTCCAGGTCAGCCTCCAAAGAAAAGGAGCATCTAAAATCAGATTCTGACAAAAAAGAGGCAAAAGGTGAGGGTGAGGATGCAGCCGCACGTCGGGTGTCTCGCTCCAGGTCTAGATCCATTTCCAAGTCAAAACCAAATGTCAAATCAGATTCTCGTTCCAGGTCTAAATCTGTTTCAAAGCCTAGGTCCCGGAGCAAGTCTAGATCTAGGTCTGCCTCTAGGTCACGCTCCCGATCGCGGTCAAGGTCTCGCTCCAGATCCTAACCTTGCTGCAGCCACACTTGGAACGGTTGGAAAAGTCTTTTGTACATGTTTAGTAGTTATAGCGCAAGTGATTGAAGTAGAAAACATGTCGATGCTGTATATTTTTAACAACCCTGATGGTATGTCTGTCATTGTTAACTGCAGCGCTCCCTCCCTGCAGTGCTCTCTGGTGCAAGGCTGTTCAGCAAATTTTCCACCCTACAGAAAGGTTCTCTTTAAATATAACTCTTCCTAGAGCACCAGAATTGCCCTGTTTTCCAGGAAGAGCCTTGCAGAGAACGAGCGCTGCACCTGGGTGGGTTTATTGATTGCAGTGATGACTGATAGGTAGGTACGACGGCTTCAACAGTCTTTGCCCTTGAATTGATGCCCTTCGATGTATGCCATTTAGTGGAAGTGCTAAGTCTTAAGTTTCAtactatttttgtttcatattttttggACTTACAAAGTTGTGAATAGCAcagtcaaaaggaaaaaaaaataggtactTGCAGTAATCCATAGGGAAAAGCATAGTTCCATATTCTGGTATTGTGACAATATCcttgttttatattaaatttttttattttatttttccctgtcttGCAAAGTACAGTGATTCCTGTTTCCATGAAATTTGAATAAAGACTATTTTTGCTTGATGACATTTGGTAGTGGTTCCATGGAGTTGTGTTGCGATTTGCTTTATATTGGTAGGTGTAAGCTTGAATCCACAGACGAGGTACTCGCAGAGACTGGGGTCTAGGTTTAGAAAGCCGCTTAATATTAAATGTAGTCACGACACTCGAATGCAACCCAGTTAAAATAACTCATTTCTCTAGAAACGCTGGGTTGTTTGGCGCTTTAACATTGCAATAAGGagaacacaggaaaatgaagcagaagcAATAACGAAGGTGACAAGCCTGTTTTCCACTGCATCAGTGAAACTCAGTGAGAGCTTCAGCTTCCATTATACAGCGAAGAAAGTTTTTCACCCGCTGAACTCGCTCGACTCAAGCCAACCGGAATCATTGTTTGTCCCACAACATCTTACGTGTTGTACAGCTGATGCTGGAGGCGAGCGCGGCTGGCCCGGAAGGCGCCCTTCGCTGCCTTTTGCTTTATTCTGTAGATCATCAGTTCAGTCGTTTCCtcttttcacagcttttcttaCAGCCCCGTTGGGAAATGACGGGGGAAGAAGCACGATGCTTTTAGAGGGGTTTCTCTAGCCtagcacactcagcaggagaACGCGAAGCCATCCCAGCTGCTTACTTCTGGTTCTTCTCCGACTTCACGTCCCTGATTGTGGGTTTGGGATCTCAGGCGTGAACCATCACTTTCTAAATAAGGTGTTCATCTGACCCAGGTGGGACGAGGATGTTACAGACTTCGATAGCACGAACCAGCCCTTGCTCCAGGCACCGCGCAGCAGCCAGTGTTTGTCTTAACGTCCGCCCCGAAATGCGGGGGGGGAACTGTAGCTTGGGGATTTCCAGTCATGGAGTGAAGGTTCCGTTTGTGTATGGCCCTTTCCTGGAAGGGAGCTGCTCTACAGAACCCCCGTCTCCTCTGCATTGGCCGTGTCCAGAGGGGCTCTGGGAACTGGAATTTCCTGGCACTCGCTTCCCCGGTCCGGCTTCTCCAGTTACACGCAGAGCAAtctggagctggggctggagcctCAGCTTGTCTCTTCTCAGCATAGTTGCCAGGAGTTTTTTCCTGCTAATAAAACACCTGTGCTGGGGGGAGCCTTTataaagggggggaaaaaagcgcAGGATGTGCTTCCGAGGAGCTCTGGGCTTGGAAACAGCGGGAGTGGTGGGGGCTGCTCTGCTGGCGTGTCCACCTCgctgggggaggaaggcaggcagcttCTAGCAGGAGTTTTGCAGATATTCCTGAATAATAACCTGATTTTAGACTTGGGCCATCGGCAAATTGCTCAAACTGAACTTTCCACAAGCTCTTCTGTTGCACGGGTGGCTTTGAGTGAGGAACCAACGTCCCCAGCACCCCGCTCTGCCAGCCAGCaatgttctgaaaaataacgggcaaaacatattttgcagGTTCTTACttggtctggaaaaaaaaaaaaaaagcttagttATGGCTTAATCAAAAACTTTTCTTTAGCGACGGCAGTCCTCGCAGCTAGATGTTAACTTCATAGGTGCAAGTAATTCCGTATAATTTGATCATTTGAAACTTGTGCTGCCATATTAAAAAGATGAAAGCGCCATAGATCATAAGAGTTGCTTTCAATGCAAAATATTTCCGTAGAGTTTAAGAGGGGTCAGGGCTCGGTGAGTGGCTCAGACTTTATCAAATGTCATATTACTACAGCAGAAAGCTCTGCAGAAGCGATATTTAGTTTCTTTAGAAGGAACAGTCTTTTTCAGCTGTATAAGTTTAGTGCTTTAACATCTTAGGCTTTCATAATAACATTTCTAATCCCTTTTGCTGCCTAATCTTAGTACAGAAGCAAACCAGGCTAGGCAAGATGCTTGCTAATAGGGGATAATTAGatgaaaaatacctttaagaAAATCTGCAAATGATAAAGTCTAGGCTAAGACTTTAAAAAGTGACTCTGGCTTTTGCTGTCTGGCTGCCAAGGCTGCTCCTAATGAAGTGAGCGTGGTTTTAGTGAGCCCTCTGGGAGAAACATTTCTTCCCTAGATACCTGAAGATGGGCCTTTGGAGGTGGAGGTAGGGGGAAAACCTTTGGCCGAGGTGTAAATTTTCATTGCGTGCAGCAAGGGACATGCCCTGCAgtgggaaaaacagaaatcctccGAGGTTGTGTGTGTGGGCACCTCGGGCGATGCTGACAGCGCGGAGCGGCACTCGCTCCGTGGGGAGGTTTCTGTGTGTGAATAGGGCCGTAGTGTGGGGTTTGGATGCAATTAGTGGCGGgttccctgcttttcttcctgccatTTTCAAAGCAGGTGATTGACTGTTGCAAATAGATCATCGAGGGGTAGAAAAGACaagttttgattaaaaaaaacaacaacaaaaaaagacatttgagAATTGGGCAGCCTGAGATCAGTGCCTGTTCGCCCAAGTTGCTTCTGTATCAGGAGGAGCCTTTGGCTTATCCCTACCAGGGCAGCTCTTAACAAATTCAGGTAAGTATTTAAAGATGTACCTAGAGGATCAATTTAAAAGCACTGTTCTGgatttcagaaagaatttgGTCACCTATCGGAGACAGGGTCTTCTGCAAAGCCCAGGGTTGCTCACCTGCACTCCAGGCTTCTGCAACCTCAGCAGACCTTGCTCCGAGGCCGTGATCCGGCTGGATTTGTTCTGAACACGAGTAACCCCAGTGAAGGGCTGGGGCTCTTCTCATGCTTgacatgaagcctgtgcttAAGCACTTGCTACAATTCAGCTCTGCACCCTCCCGTGCTTTGGTTTACCCTTAAACGCGCCCAGATCTAAGCGGGGGCTGCAGTGATGGAGCGACCCCAGCAGCAGCGTTACCCCACCCCCAGgccaagctgctttcccagCCTGCTGAGCCCTTTTTTTGGCTGGCTTAAGGTTGCCACATCTCCAATTGCTCGCATGAAGCATAAACAAAGCCAGGAACCCAGCTGTGCCACCACACGCACGGGACGCAGCTACAGCTCgtgctggggacctgctcaGAAAGGATGTGGTAGGGGCAAACGGGGAGCGAGCAACTTCCTGAAGAGGAGATTTCATCAGCTGCAACCATCAGGAAGGTAAAAATTAAACGCTTACCTCAGCTCTAAGCTCTGGCCCTTCCTTGGGCATTGAACACCCCAGTGCCTTCCTACAGGAGG is a window of Phalacrocorax aristotelis chromosome 20, bGulAri2.1, whole genome shotgun sequence DNA encoding:
- the SRSF4 gene encoding serine/arginine-rich splicing factor 4 — its product is MPRVYIGRLSYQARERDVERFFKGYGKILEVDLKNGYGFVEFDDLRDADDAVYELNGKDLCGERVIVEHARGPRRDSSYGSGRSGYGYRRSGRDKYGPPTRTEYRLIVENLSSRCSWQDLKDYMRQAGEVTYADAHKGRKNEGVIEFKSYSDMKRALEKLDGTEVNGRKIRLVEDRPGSRRRRSYSRSRSHSRSRSRSRHSHKSRSRSASSSRSKSRSRSRSVSRSRSKSRSRSKSRSRGQKEKSRTPSKEDKSRSRSRSAEKSRNKSKDKSEGTLHNSDEKAKSRSRSKEKSRSRSGSKDRGETRESMRSRSKEKSRSKEREKSISKARSRSKSRDESRSRSHSKDKRKSRKRSRDDSRSRSRSRSKSEKSKRRSKRDSKPSSKKKRKDSHERSRSASKEKEHLKSDSDKKEAKGEGEDAAARRVSRSRSRSISKSKPNVKSDSRSRSKSVSKPRSRSKSRSRSASRSRSRSRSRSRSRS